A window of Synechococcus sp. MEDNS5 contains these coding sequences:
- a CDS encoding pirin-like bicupin family protein: protein MREPDPTPADRVPDVLLRPAAERFHSQHDWLESWHSFSFAGHYSPDWMGYGPLRVINDDTIAAGRGFGMHPHREMEIITVMIQGQLNHRDSMGNTGVIRAGDVQRMSAGTGIVHSEMNEGNEACRLLQIWIEPSAAGLSPAYDQRTLSIRSDTWTPLLAPNDPSVMAIERPVSLWRAQPRAGQSLPWPAKSIEHGWIQMIEGEIELPRPSAASIRLRKGDGLGFKGSSSDLKILQNQSDNSDVLLFALQ, encoded by the coding sequence ATGCGTGAACCGGATCCAACTCCAGCCGATCGCGTTCCCGATGTGCTGCTTCGCCCCGCCGCGGAACGCTTCCACAGCCAGCACGACTGGCTCGAGTCTTGGCACAGCTTCTCCTTCGCGGGCCACTACTCCCCTGACTGGATGGGCTATGGCCCCCTGCGCGTGATCAACGACGACACGATTGCTGCGGGTCGTGGCTTCGGCATGCACCCGCACCGCGAGATGGAAATCATCACGGTGATGATCCAGGGCCAGTTGAACCATCGGGATTCGATGGGAAACACCGGAGTGATCAGAGCCGGCGATGTTCAGCGCATGAGTGCTGGCACCGGCATCGTTCACTCCGAGATGAATGAAGGAAACGAAGCCTGCCGACTGCTGCAGATCTGGATCGAGCCCAGCGCAGCAGGACTCTCACCGGCCTACGACCAGCGGACGCTCAGCATCAGATCTGACACCTGGACACCACTGCTGGCGCCGAACGACCCCTCGGTGATGGCAATCGAACGACCAGTGAGCCTTTGGCGCGCGCAGCCCAGAGCTGGTCAGAGCCTGCCGTGGCCTGCCAAATCCATCGAGCATGGCTGGATCCAGATGATTGAGGGCGAGATTGAGCTGCCGCGACCATCGGCAGCAAGCATTCGCTTGCGCAAAGGTGACGGGCTGGGATTCAAGGGATCATCTTCCGACCTCAAGATCCTGCAAAACCAGAGCGACAACAGCGATGTGCTGCTGTTCGCACTGCAGTGA
- a CDS encoding DMT family transporter produces the protein MKGLISPQLEVLVSRSMASMRPVVISLFVINAMALGPGVAHVLVPWNPWNALLAGNLCAALLLLVWHKPRLMLQQARQTSWRSWLLILIDAALASSLSALIFVGLESTTASNAILIGRLAPVLYALLGAVFFRSRVLAQEWFGYGFIIVGVMGIVLIGNHEMIRRGDLLILVSTVVFALSSSIGKAAVKDAVEVELLLFARNVVSSLLFFVVAGSLLGFQQFEPLSHGLFWLIMLLYAALLIVVSQYLWYHSSRSLSTISMGRWAAPGPLIGLLAAFLVTGDRPTTAQLLGAAVIILGVTITTFRPTRPESSSHDEALEKKVTLADSHHPIGGCACP, from the coding sequence ATGAAAGGGCTGATCTCGCCTCAGCTCGAAGTGCTGGTGTCGCGCTCCATGGCATCAATGCGACCGGTGGTGATCTCCTTGTTTGTGATCAATGCCATGGCGCTGGGCCCTGGTGTGGCCCATGTACTTGTGCCGTGGAACCCATGGAACGCCTTGCTCGCTGGAAACCTCTGTGCTGCCTTGCTCCTGCTGGTGTGGCACAAACCGCGCCTGATGCTGCAACAAGCTCGCCAAACATCCTGGCGATCCTGGCTGTTGATCTTGATTGATGCCGCACTGGCCTCTTCTTTATCAGCCTTGATCTTCGTGGGGCTGGAGTCCACCACAGCCAGCAATGCCATCCTCATCGGCCGCCTGGCTCCAGTGCTCTATGCCCTGCTTGGTGCTGTGTTTTTCCGCTCTCGGGTGTTGGCCCAAGAATGGTTCGGCTATGGCTTCATCATCGTGGGGGTGATGGGAATCGTGCTGATCGGCAATCACGAGATGATCCGCCGGGGAGATCTCCTGATCCTGGTCTCCACCGTTGTGTTTGCACTCTCGTCCAGCATCGGCAAAGCGGCTGTCAAAGATGCTGTGGAGGTTGAACTGCTGCTGTTCGCACGCAATGTTGTGTCCAGCCTGTTGTTCTTTGTAGTTGCCGGATCACTGCTTGGTTTTCAACAGTTTGAGCCCCTCAGCCATGGACTCTTTTGGCTGATCATGCTTCTGTATGCAGCGCTTCTGATCGTTGTCTCGCAATACCTCTGGTACCACTCTTCTCGGTCTCTAAGCACAATCAGCATGGGCCGGTGGGCCGCACCAGGGCCGCTGATCGGACTGCTGGCAGCTTTCCTGGTCACTGGGGACCGACCGACGACAGCACAACTACTTGGAGCGGCCGTGATCATCCTCGGCGTAACGATCACCACATTCAGACCGACCCGCCCTGAGTCGAGCAGCCATGACGAAGCGCTTGAAAAGAAAGTGACTCTGGCGGATTCGCACCACCCGATTGGCGGATGCGCATGCCCCTGA
- the gcvP gene encoding aminomethyl-transferring glycine dehydrogenase, with product MTLLDQRTVASSAVEPISPFVRRHIGPESQAVDRMLQALGFADLDAFIQAVVPGDILDAQPPCADLPSGVDEAPALAELRTIASRNQLTRSLIGLGYFDTVTPALIQRQVLENPSWYTAYTPYQAEIAQGRLEALLNFQTLISELTGLPIANASLLDEATAAAEAMSMSFGVCKREGACRFLVDAAVLPQTLAVLRTRCEPIGVQLEVAEPDAFRWGDDVFGVLLQLPGRCGRLWDPRTCIEQAHAHGALVTVSVDPLAQVLLEPVGALGADIAVGSAQRFGVPMGGGGPHAAFFATRDAYRRQVPGRLVGQSRDAEGRPALRLALQTREQHIRRDKATSNICTAQVLLAVMASFYAIHHGPEGLETIASRIVLLRSRLELGLAALGFPLPGGARFDSLDVHCPQAPEVHRLAACEGFNLRVLPDGVPADQALGFGISLDELSDEAEIQSLLSICAEVVEKVPPASAQPSTPAEVMAGVPLRQRPWLQQSVFHRYRSETELMRYIQRLVSKDLSLVHGMIPLGSCTMKLNAAAELAPVSWREFAAIHPFAPLAQQEGFQALIRDLERWLAALTGFADVSLQPNAGSQGEYAGLLVIRAWHRSRGEAQRDVCLIPTSAHGTNPASAVMAGLRVVAVACDDDGNVDVEDLRSKAMEHADVLAALMVTYPSTHGVFETRIREICSLVHEHGGQVYLDGANLNAQVGLCRPGAFGADVCHLNLHKTFCIPHGGGGPGVGPIGVAAHLQPFLPGHPLMQCGGDQPISSVSAAAWGSAGILPISWMYLRMMGAEGLRTATAVALLSANYLAHRLDAHYPVLFRGEGGLVAHECILDLRGLKRTAGLEVDDLAKRLMDYGFHAPTVSWPVAGTVMVEPTESESLEELDRFCDAMIAIRAEVARIESGESDRDNNPLKRSPHTLAAVTDDHWQRPYSRQEAAFPLPGQQQIKFWPAVARIDNAFGDRNLICTCPSVMDLAESPSVR from the coding sequence ATGACCCTGCTCGACCAGCGGACGGTGGCCTCCAGCGCTGTTGAACCGATTTCTCCTTTTGTCCGCCGCCACATCGGACCTGAATCCCAGGCTGTGGATCGGATGCTGCAAGCCCTTGGATTTGCAGACCTTGATGCTTTTATCCAAGCGGTAGTTCCCGGCGACATTCTCGACGCTCAACCGCCCTGTGCTGATCTGCCTTCAGGGGTCGATGAGGCTCCTGCCCTGGCTGAATTGAGAACGATTGCCAGTCGCAACCAGCTGACCCGTTCCCTGATCGGTCTGGGTTATTTCGATACCGTCACCCCGGCTCTGATTCAGCGTCAGGTGCTGGAAAATCCCTCCTGGTACACCGCCTACACCCCTTATCAGGCAGAGATTGCTCAGGGGCGCCTGGAGGCACTGCTGAATTTTCAGACCCTGATCAGCGAGCTGACGGGACTGCCGATCGCCAATGCGTCCCTGCTCGATGAAGCCACGGCCGCTGCTGAGGCGATGTCGATGAGCTTTGGTGTGTGCAAACGCGAAGGGGCATGCCGTTTCCTAGTGGATGCTGCCGTGTTGCCGCAGACCTTGGCAGTGCTGCGTACCCGCTGTGAGCCCATCGGTGTGCAGCTGGAGGTTGCTGAGCCGGATGCCTTCCGCTGGGGAGACGACGTTTTTGGGGTTTTGCTCCAGCTTCCCGGACGTTGCGGGCGGCTTTGGGATCCCCGCACCTGCATTGAACAGGCTCATGCGCACGGAGCTCTGGTCACCGTTTCAGTTGATCCACTGGCGCAGGTTCTTCTTGAGCCAGTGGGTGCACTTGGTGCGGATATCGCTGTGGGCAGTGCCCAACGCTTTGGAGTTCCGATGGGAGGGGGCGGACCCCACGCAGCGTTCTTCGCCACCCGGGATGCCTACCGCCGTCAGGTGCCTGGCCGGTTGGTGGGCCAGTCCCGCGATGCTGAGGGGCGTCCTGCTTTGCGCCTGGCCTTGCAAACCCGCGAGCAGCACATCCGCCGGGACAAGGCCACCAGCAACATCTGCACCGCCCAGGTTTTGCTCGCGGTGATGGCGTCCTTCTACGCCATCCATCACGGCCCCGAGGGTCTTGAGACCATTGCCAGCCGGATTGTGTTGTTGCGTTCCCGTCTGGAGCTGGGGTTGGCTGCGCTTGGTTTTCCTTTGCCAGGTGGTGCTCGCTTCGACAGCCTCGACGTGCATTGCCCCCAGGCTCCCGAAGTGCATCGCCTGGCGGCCTGCGAGGGTTTCAACCTGAGGGTGCTGCCTGACGGTGTGCCGGCGGACCAGGCCCTCGGGTTTGGGATCAGCCTCGATGAGCTCAGTGATGAAGCCGAGATTCAGAGCCTGCTCTCCATCTGCGCGGAGGTTGTTGAGAAGGTTCCACCGGCATCGGCGCAGCCATCAACTCCAGCGGAGGTGATGGCCGGGGTTCCCTTGCGCCAGCGTCCCTGGCTTCAGCAGAGCGTGTTTCATCGCTACCGAAGCGAGACCGAATTGATGCGCTACATCCAGCGTCTCGTCAGCAAGGATCTGTCGTTGGTGCACGGCATGATCCCCTTGGGGAGCTGCACGATGAAGCTCAACGCGGCGGCTGAACTGGCCCCTGTGAGTTGGCGTGAGTTCGCTGCGATCCACCCATTTGCCCCCTTGGCGCAACAGGAGGGATTCCAGGCGCTGATCCGTGATTTAGAGCGTTGGCTTGCAGCCCTGACAGGTTTCGCCGATGTTTCATTGCAACCCAATGCCGGATCCCAGGGGGAATATGCCGGTTTGTTGGTGATCAGGGCGTGGCATCGGTCCCGCGGGGAGGCTCAGCGGGATGTGTGCCTCATTCCAACCAGCGCCCATGGCACGAACCCCGCCAGTGCAGTGATGGCTGGACTGCGCGTGGTGGCCGTGGCCTGTGATGACGACGGCAACGTGGATGTTGAGGACCTCCGATCAAAAGCCATGGAGCACGCCGATGTGCTCGCTGCCCTGATGGTCACCTATCCCTCCACCCATGGTGTATTCGAAACCAGGATTCGAGAGATCTGCTCTCTCGTTCATGAACATGGCGGCCAGGTGTATCTCGATGGCGCCAACCTCAATGCTCAGGTGGGGCTGTGCCGCCCCGGTGCCTTCGGTGCTGATGTCTGCCATTTGAATCTGCACAAGACCTTCTGCATTCCCCACGGTGGCGGTGGCCCCGGGGTGGGTCCGATCGGGGTCGCTGCCCATCTCCAGCCTTTTCTGCCAGGCCATCCGCTGATGCAGTGCGGAGGCGATCAGCCGATTTCATCGGTGTCAGCAGCAGCCTGGGGGAGTGCCGGAATCCTGCCGATCAGTTGGATGTATCTGCGCATGATGGGCGCTGAAGGCTTGCGCACCGCCACGGCGGTGGCCCTGCTGTCAGCCAACTACCTGGCCCATCGCCTTGATGCGCACTATCCCGTGCTGTTTCGTGGTGAGGGAGGCCTGGTGGCCCATGAATGCATCCTTGACCTGCGTGGACTCAAACGCACTGCAGGGCTTGAGGTGGATGATCTCGCTAAGCGTTTGATGGATTACGGCTTCCATGCCCCCACCGTGAGCTGGCCTGTGGCCGGCACTGTGATGGTGGAGCCCACAGAGAGCGAGAGCCTGGAAGAACTCGATCGTTTCTGTGACGCCATGATTGCCATCCGGGCGGAGGTGGCTCGCATTGAGAGCGGAGAAAGCGATCGTGACAACAATCCCCTGAAACGCTCCCCCCACACTCTGGCGGCAGTGACAGACGATCACTGGCAGAGGCCCTATTCGCGACAAGAAGCCGCTTTCCCGTTGCCTGGCCAGCAGCAGATCAAGTTCTGGCCTGCCGTGGCCCGCATCGACAATGCCTTTGGTGATCGCAACTTGATTTGCACCTGCCCGAGCGTGATGGATCTGGCTGAATCGCCCTCAGTGCGATAA
- the gcvH gene encoding glycine cleavage system protein GcvH: protein MAFDFPDSYRYADSHEYAWQDADAVRIGLSAYAVDQLGDIVFVDLPEVGAELNRGSSFGTVESVKAVEEMYAPLTGVVLQRNDALLANPEELQNDPHGEGWLLVIQPSDQDQMDQLMDAATYAAKVAAI from the coding sequence ATGGCCTTCGACTTCCCCGATTCGTACCGTTACGCCGACAGCCACGAATACGCCTGGCAGGATGCCGATGCAGTCCGGATCGGACTCAGTGCCTACGCCGTCGACCAGCTCGGGGACATTGTGTTTGTGGATCTGCCAGAGGTAGGGGCTGAACTCAACCGCGGCAGCAGCTTCGGAACCGTGGAGTCGGTCAAGGCCGTTGAAGAGATGTACGCGCCCCTCACTGGTGTCGTGCTGCAGCGCAACGATGCCTTGTTGGCGAATCCGGAAGAACTTCAAAACGACCCCCATGGCGAGGGTTGGCTGCTGGTGATCCAACCCAGTGACCAGGATCAGATGGATCAGTTGATGGATGCGGCCACCTACGCAGCCAAAGTGGCGGCCATCTGA
- a CDS encoding methionine gamma-lyase family protein, whose translation MDSESWGIHPPQPPLEPSEALALARARVQAVRERLEPIARTRTAAVAPRLRRVLDAFAAERVGVQHFASVSGYGHGDQGREVIDRVFARVLGAEAAAVRLQFVSGTHAIAAALFGVLRPGDRMVSITGRPYDTLEEVIGLRGEGQGSLRDFGVAYEELPLRPDGSVDEQGVDHMLDQPCGLVLIQRSCGYSWRPSLSVQTIGRLCERIHRRQPDCICFVDNCYGELVEEQEPPAVGADLVAGSLIKNLGGTIAPAGGYVAGRSDLVEQACCRLTAPGIGREGGTGFDLHRLLLQGLFLAPQMVAESLIGADLVAGVFADLGFRVQPVAGALRSDLIQAVQLGDAEALKVVCRAFQACSPVGSYLDPVPAAMPGYASDLVMAGGTFIDGSTSEFSADAPLREPFNLYVQGGTHRAHVELALIDALQALAAAGRLDLAHTG comes from the coding sequence ATGGATTCAGAATCGTGGGGGATACACCCCCCCCAACCTCCTTTGGAACCCAGCGAGGCACTGGCTTTAGCGCGAGCACGCGTTCAAGCTGTTCGCGAGCGCTTGGAACCAATCGCCAGAACGCGAACCGCCGCTGTTGCTCCCCGGTTGCGACGGGTTCTGGACGCTTTTGCGGCGGAACGGGTGGGGGTTCAGCACTTCGCCTCGGTGAGCGGTTATGGCCACGGCGATCAGGGGCGGGAGGTGATCGATCGGGTGTTCGCCCGGGTGTTAGGTGCAGAAGCCGCAGCGGTCCGATTGCAATTCGTCAGCGGTACCCATGCCATTGCTGCAGCCCTGTTTGGAGTGCTTCGTCCGGGCGATCGCATGGTGTCCATCACTGGGCGTCCCTACGACACCTTGGAAGAGGTGATCGGTCTGCGGGGTGAGGGGCAGGGATCCCTTCGGGACTTCGGCGTTGCCTACGAGGAACTGCCTCTGCGTCCGGATGGTTCGGTGGATGAGCAGGGAGTGGATCACATGCTCGATCAGCCCTGCGGATTGGTGTTGATTCAGCGCAGTTGTGGGTACAGCTGGCGCCCCTCTCTCAGCGTGCAGACCATCGGCAGGCTTTGTGAGCGGATCCACCGCCGGCAGCCCGACTGCATCTGCTTCGTCGACAACTGCTATGGCGAGCTCGTGGAAGAGCAGGAGCCGCCTGCAGTGGGAGCGGATCTGGTCGCCGGTTCACTGATCAAGAACCTCGGAGGCACGATCGCTCCAGCAGGTGGTTATGTGGCCGGCCGCAGCGATCTGGTGGAGCAGGCCTGTTGTCGTCTCACGGCTCCAGGAATCGGCCGTGAGGGCGGCACAGGCTTCGATTTGCATCGGTTGCTGCTCCAGGGGCTGTTCCTGGCTCCGCAGATGGTTGCGGAATCTCTGATCGGTGCCGATCTGGTGGCCGGAGTGTTCGCGGATCTTGGCTTTCGCGTGCAGCCTGTTGCCGGAGCCTTGCGCAGTGATCTGATCCAAGCTGTGCAGTTGGGTGATGCTGAGGCGTTGAAGGTGGTGTGCCGTGCCTTTCAGGCCTGTTCACCGGTGGGCTCCTATCTCGATCCGGTGCCTGCAGCGATGCCTGGTTATGCCAGTGATCTGGTGATGGCTGGCGGCACGTTCATCGATGGCAGCACCAGTGAATTTTCCGCTGATGCCCCCTTGCGGGAACCTTTCAATCTCTATGTGCAGGGCGGCACGCACCGAGCCCACGTTGAGTTGGCTCTGATCGATGCCCTGCAGGCACTGGCTGCGGCAGGACGGCTAGATCTGGCCCACACTGGGTGA
- a CDS encoding fatty acid desaturase: MVTTSPADTGSQRDLRMRAAVMAPRAPLPRRQRRLKGGTTSFMVVMHVLATVALLPRFWSWQGIATFAVLYWMTVLGVTLGLHRLVAHRSFEVPSWLEKTLVLMGTLACQSGPIEWIALHRHHHRFSDQPNDHHDAGRGLWWSHSEWMLHDIPALEHKERYAGDLLSSPFYVWLDRWFLLLQIPLGLALYWYGNAADVHGGGLGLVLWAIPLRLVVVYHVTWLVNSATHAFGYRNFDCPDLSRNCWWVAVLSFGEGWHNNHHAHPASARHGLRWFEVDITWLHIRLLQKLGLTRRVRQARYPG, from the coding sequence TTGGTTACCACCAGCCCAGCCGACACCGGCAGCCAACGGGACCTGCGCATGCGCGCAGCCGTCATGGCGCCCAGAGCGCCGTTGCCGCGCCGGCAGCGACGTCTGAAGGGAGGAACCACAAGCTTCATGGTGGTGATGCACGTGCTCGCCACCGTGGCCTTGCTTCCCCGGTTTTGGAGCTGGCAAGGCATCGCCACCTTCGCTGTTCTTTATTGGATGACGGTGCTCGGTGTGACCCTGGGTCTGCACCGCCTGGTGGCACACCGCAGCTTCGAGGTGCCGTCATGGCTAGAGAAAACATTGGTGCTCATGGGCACCCTGGCCTGCCAGAGCGGGCCGATCGAGTGGATTGCACTCCACCGCCATCACCATCGCTTCTCCGACCAGCCCAATGATCACCACGACGCCGGTCGCGGCCTCTGGTGGAGTCACAGCGAATGGATGCTTCACGACATCCCGGCGTTGGAACACAAGGAGCGTTACGCCGGGGATCTGCTCAGCAGTCCGTTTTATGTGTGGCTCGACCGTTGGTTCCTGCTGCTGCAGATCCCCCTGGGTCTAGCGCTGTACTGGTATGGCAATGCGGCCGACGTGCACGGCGGCGGACTCGGACTTGTGCTCTGGGCCATTCCTCTTCGCCTGGTGGTCGTGTATCACGTCACCTGGCTTGTGAATTCCGCCACCCACGCATTTGGCTACCGCAATTTCGATTGCCCAGACCTTTCCCGCAACTGCTGGTGGGTGGCAGTGCTGTCCTTCGGCGAAGGCTGGCACAACAATCATCACGCCCATCCGGCCAGCGCCCGTCATGGCCTGCGCTGGTTCGAAGTGGACATCACCTGGCTGCATATTCGTCTGCTGCAGAAACTGGGACTGACCCGCCGTGTTCGCCAGGCGCGTTACCCCGGCTGA
- a CDS encoding fatty acid desaturase: MVSSVITAPSPPSRPAASHRAQALATLLHQPRRGETFAAPKKGLHWLTIGFMIVIHSLALLALLPMFWSWQAVTSLLVLYWVTACLGVTIGYHRLLSHRSFQLPRWLERFFATCGALSCQHGPIDWVGLHRHHHKFSDTDADHHNSHRGFWWSHMGWMFQTVTAMQAVPRMTGDLAQDPYYRWLNNNFLLLQLPLAGLLFWIGTATGAGGWALVLWGIPLRLVLVYHVTWLVNSATHCWGTVAYDSGDASRNNKWVAALTFGEGWHNNHHAYPHSARHGLQPGQIDLTWEHIRLMRALGLATKIRLPVAS, from the coding sequence ATGGTCTCCAGCGTCATCACTGCGCCATCACCACCCAGTCGACCGGCAGCTTCGCACCGGGCCCAGGCGCTTGCAACCCTGTTACACCAGCCTCGCCGGGGCGAGACCTTCGCGGCGCCGAAAAAGGGTCTTCACTGGCTGACGATCGGTTTCATGATCGTGATCCATAGCCTGGCCCTGTTGGCCTTGCTGCCGATGTTCTGGAGCTGGCAGGCCGTTACCAGCCTGCTGGTGCTCTACTGGGTCACCGCCTGCCTGGGCGTGACCATCGGCTATCACCGCCTGCTGTCCCACCGGTCCTTCCAGCTCCCTCGCTGGCTGGAACGCTTCTTCGCCACTTGCGGCGCCCTCAGCTGCCAGCACGGACCGATCGACTGGGTGGGATTGCACCGCCATCACCACAAGTTCTCCGATACGGATGCGGATCACCACAACAGTCACCGCGGTTTCTGGTGGAGCCACATGGGTTGGATGTTCCAGACTGTCACAGCCATGCAGGCCGTGCCCCGCATGACCGGCGACCTGGCACAGGATCCTTACTACCGCTGGCTGAATAACAATTTCCTGCTGCTGCAGTTGCCCTTGGCAGGCCTGCTGTTTTGGATTGGCACCGCCACTGGAGCTGGCGGCTGGGCCTTGGTGCTGTGGGGCATCCCCCTACGCCTGGTGCTGGTGTATCACGTCACCTGGCTTGTGAATTCCGCCACCCACTGCTGGGGAACCGTGGCTTACGACAGCGGTGACGCCTCCCGCAACAACAAGTGGGTGGCCGCCCTCACCTTCGGCGAAGGCTGGCACAACAACCACCACGCCTATCCACACTCCGCCCGCCACGGACTGCAACCGGGGCAGATCGACCTCACCTGGGAGCACATCAGGCTGATGCGAGCCCTGGGACTGGCCACGAAAATACGCCTGCCCGTCGCGTCGTAA
- the rplI gene encoding 50S ribosomal protein L9, which translates to MAKRVQVVLNEDVLSLGRDGDMVEVAPGYARNFLLPYGKAVPVTPAVMKQVEHRRAKEAERQAALKQEALAFRTALDTIGRFTVKKQTGDDDVLFGTVTNGDVAEVIEEATKKEVDRRDITVPDIHRTGNYKVSVKLHSEVTAEINLEVVSY; encoded by the coding sequence ATGGCCAAGCGCGTACAAGTCGTTCTGAATGAGGACGTTCTCAGCCTCGGCCGGGATGGCGACATGGTGGAAGTTGCTCCCGGGTATGCCCGCAACTTCCTTCTCCCTTACGGCAAAGCCGTTCCAGTCACCCCAGCGGTGATGAAGCAGGTGGAGCATCGCCGGGCGAAGGAGGCTGAGCGCCAAGCCGCACTCAAGCAAGAAGCCCTGGCCTTCCGCACCGCCCTCGACACCATCGGTCGCTTCACCGTGAAGAAGCAAACGGGCGATGACGACGTGCTGTTCGGCACCGTCACCAATGGCGACGTGGCCGAAGTGATCGAAGAGGCCACCAAGAAGGAGGTGGACCGCCGCGACATCACCGTTCCCGACATCCACCGCACCGGCAATTACAAGGTCAGCGTCAAGCTGCACAGTGAAGTCACCGCTGAGATCAACCTGGAAGTGGTCAGCTACTGA
- the dnaB gene encoding replicative DNA helicase, whose product MVSVPLTDAGGESADGDRRSFGKGRRRDEPNFEALPDSVPPQNVEAEEAVLGGILLDPDAIGRVADVLQPEAFYLGAHREIFRTAVMLHSQGKPTDLTAMTAWLADTGALEKVGGSNRLVELVERVASTASIEQVARLVMDKFLRRQLIRSGNEVIQLGFDQSLPMEQVLDKAEQTIFAISQEKPSKGLTPTAEILTSTFNEIESRSLGTSVAGIPVNFYDLDAMTQGLQRSDLIIVAGRPAMGKTSIVLNLAKNVAQLHDLPVCVFSLEMSKEQLTYRLLSMEVGIEAGRLRTGRLQQEEWPLLGQGINTLGQLPIYIDDKPNSGVLEMRSLCRRLMAEQGKELGLVVIDYLQLMEGSSPDNRVQEISRITRALKGMARELNVPVIALSQLSRGVESRTNKRPMLSDLRESGSIEQDADLVLMIYRDEYYNPETPDRGITEVIVTKHRNGPVGTVKLLFEPQFTRFRNLAA is encoded by the coding sequence ATGGTGAGCGTTCCCCTGACGGATGCCGGCGGCGAGTCCGCCGACGGGGATCGCCGTAGTTTCGGCAAGGGGCGTCGGCGGGATGAACCCAACTTCGAGGCCCTGCCCGATTCCGTTCCGCCCCAGAACGTGGAAGCAGAGGAAGCCGTGTTGGGTGGCATCCTGCTGGACCCCGACGCCATCGGCCGGGTAGCCGATGTGTTGCAGCCGGAGGCTTTTTATCTCGGTGCGCATCGGGAGATCTTCCGCACTGCGGTGATGCTCCACAGCCAGGGCAAACCCACCGACCTCACGGCCATGACCGCTTGGCTGGCCGACACAGGAGCGCTCGAGAAAGTAGGCGGCAGCAACCGGCTCGTGGAGCTGGTGGAGCGGGTGGCCTCCACCGCTTCGATCGAGCAGGTGGCCCGCCTGGTGATGGACAAGTTCCTGCGGCGGCAGCTGATCCGCTCCGGCAACGAGGTGATCCAACTGGGCTTTGATCAAAGCCTGCCGATGGAGCAGGTGCTCGACAAAGCCGAGCAGACGATTTTTGCGATCAGTCAGGAGAAGCCCTCAAAGGGCCTCACTCCCACAGCCGAAATTCTCACCAGCACGTTCAACGAGATCGAAAGCCGTTCGCTGGGCACCTCGGTGGCGGGCATCCCGGTGAATTTCTACGACCTGGATGCCATGACCCAGGGCCTGCAACGCAGCGACCTGATCATCGTGGCCGGCAGGCCGGCCATGGGCAAAACCTCGATCGTGCTCAACCTGGCCAAGAACGTGGCCCAGCTGCACGATCTGCCGGTGTGCGTGTTCTCCCTGGAGATGAGCAAGGAGCAACTCACCTACAGGCTGCTTTCGATGGAGGTAGGCATCGAAGCCGGGCGCCTGCGCACGGGCAGGCTGCAACAGGAGGAGTGGCCCTTGCTGGGGCAGGGCATCAACACCCTGGGGCAACTACCGATCTACATCGACGACAAACCCAACTCCGGCGTGTTGGAAATGCGCTCTCTCTGCCGGCGCTTGATGGCCGAACAGGGCAAGGAACTGGGCCTGGTGGTGATCGACTACCTGCAACTAATGGAGGGCTCCAGCCCAGACAACCGTGTGCAGGAGATTTCCCGCATCACCCGTGCCCTTAAGGGCATGGCACGGGAACTGAACGTGCCCGTGATCGCCCTTTCCCAGCTCAGCCGTGGCGTGGAATCCCGCACCAACAAACGGCCGATGCTGAGCGACCTGCGCGAATCAGGCTCGATTGAGCAAGACGCCGATCTGGTGCTGATGATCTACCGCGACGAGTACTACAACCCCGAAACCCCAGACCGGGGCATCACCGAAGTGATCGTGACCAAGCACCGCAACGGTCCGGTTGGCACAGTGAAACTGCTGTTCGAGCCCCAGTTCACTCGTTTCCGAAATCTGGCGGCGTAA